The Ananas comosus cultivar F153 unplaced genomic scaffold, ASM154086v1, whole genome shotgun sequence genome includes the window AACAATCATAAAAatcagctaactgaaccattatttAAATGACTACTAAAGGCGGGAAAGAAATACAACCAGGATGGCGATCGCTATACCatactagctagatcgtcctctcgtcgagcccaaaattcaactcctcgtctatgtcacctggggggggaaatggggggtgagaaaccgcaaccatggttttctcagtgggtacgacagagccacgaaggcaagccgtaatcaccggaaaccaaaggagatagataaacaaatatagatactgatatatgaaaacgaactacagtagctataacagatatgaaCATGATATGACGTaaaagcaactacagtagtaatagaaataggataataactgagcaagaatgaaactactactgtaaccaaaaactcaactgatcaGATGCCTCAAAGGTGAATAGtccaaaaccaaacccaatctgatactgctatattggtccgcagacctcaagcgttatctgtcacagagcagacactgcgagcttattcatgcgtcaccgacgacctatccggatacgtacaccccttggttggtggccaaaccaacctggtgtctagaatacacagtgctgtgactaaatcatgctgatatgctcaacgAAAACCGGCAAAAAAAGACCGGTGCCATGGCCGAAGCCAGGTGCAAGGGCATACAACGctgaaccacgatcaaccagatcgaaacacatgacaagagagtcgatgtgttgcctggacccaaggtctacagagatacaatatacgagtgcaagcctgctctacatgtctatccacaactatacaaatgcaatcAACGGAATACGATAAACAAGCGATGAACaatcaactgacatgtagagactacgatactgatatgaaagaacagaagaagggtgaaacgatctcaccgactaccagctcgaagcacccacctgtcactgtcgcgtcggaacactgggtacgcacaagtcgaccggacctacgaagatccaacgggtcagtaaccaacccactcaCCTGAAGTACACtatctcacaaacccccacacagatcctcgaatcggtttcccaaaaccgatcatcgtaactcaccggaagtcctgaaaaccacaccgggacgccgtcgggacccactaagtgtcccgaaactcaccgactcgtgtcacgagtcacctgctgccccaaaacactccaatttggatgttttggcagcaaacacaagatagcGCAACTACACCATTACTgtcggataattgtacgaatccgggttcccgaaagtgtctatttcgacaccggaacccaccgtcgctcacccatcatcatcgaacccacaaaatgatgatggtgactagccaacaaggctcagcgacaatttATAGGATAACCAATCCACGTCgaaagaaatccgaaccgaaaccgcgttctttcggcgaatttcgccgaaaaacgcaccggaatcgacttttcgatttccgcgaaagctacaagatcatggacaatcagtccaaaggtcaAACACGCtcatacacactgcccacagtagccacaaggcgTACAATTGCGCAAAAGCAAttgtatttacataaaatccatcattttatgtaaatctgGCGACTTCTATGACTCATTCtcacaaaccgaggacttctaagttTCGCCGAGACAcatactgacaggtctcgacgtaccggaggccatgctcacgatccggagcacaacggcttgctgtgggaagcgcgggagcaacccgaaggttcagcgaatagcgcgcagtcggggaagatcgcgccaaacagggctaaccggacactgctgatccaaagtgaggtgagcactgtgatcagcactgaccaacgatcaccgcgctcacctccggaggcatcaggacagcctcagattgccggataagcgtgcgcaatcccaaaacagcagccaaacaggctcgatagggtcgacaccgccgaaacagcggaacggagtctccccggcaGAATCTAAGGttagcacgatgatcagcaatttgctacaatcatcgtgctcccttccgcagagatcggggaggctcaggAAGCTCGGAACAATaaacccactcaaataagccctattttgggcttggccggagcaagcttgctccggctgGCCTTCGGCGGCACGGCGACGCGCGCGGCGGCCAGGaacgggtgcgggggaggtgaagagtgaggtgctcacctcagttggcgactggaagcggcggcggtaGCTGTGGAAcaaaccgagcccgcacggctagggcacgggttccacggcaatggcggccacggcggcggccggggccgGTCGGGGACGGCGGAGGAGTGTTGCCCGGGGTTGGCAGGAGGCGGCACGGATGGCTccgggcggtggcggcgcgaggAAGAAGCCCCAAGGTCCGCTCGGCCCGAGCAGACCTGGGCTGCCACAGGCTGGCCGAGGCGGTGACGGCGGCTCGCTGgcgcggcggcgaccggcgagGAGGGTCGCCGAGGGTACGGGGACGGCGGAGGGAGCGGgctcaggcggcggcggcgcgctggaGATGTCACACGTTGGCCTCGGCCCGAGCTCGGTCTGGCAGCTGCCGCTGGCAGCAACGgcgcgaggaggcggcggcggtcgaCGGGGAGGCTCGCCGAAGCACGGGGCGACGCCGGTGAAGGGCCGGGAGGCAACTGCAGCCTCGGCCtggctccaacccgagagaaagagagggatagatggagagagagatggagagggaggaagaaggGTGGCTGCCGCGGTGGCTGGCCGGCCGGGGttcagtcggcggcggccgggggcgTGCGGCAGGGGCAGGGGAGAGAGAAGGAGGCAGCTGGGGGGTTTAGCTCGGGCTAGGTTTAGGGTTTCCAATGAGCAAACCCTAGAGTGCAAATATATACCATTTACAGAtttgcaaataagtccaccTAAACTCACAATTTCAAACTCGGTCCCCCACAGCATGAGTAAAACGCGCTAAAACACCTCCACCTGCGATTTCacacaaaacggtacataaaatgtcgcgacttttgtgaaattaccgttttgccaacaccgacctctcctcgatcaacgtgcgatctccgcagatccgtccgtcagatttgcgaacggattgcaccagtgcgatcagcacctcagagacaacaaagctacaattttggttcacctcgaacgatcacagattcgcgacgaaatccgttCTTCTTTCCAACAGAAGAAACTACtcacaaaatacatataaaacacgtattttttggattttctcgaaatccgagcgtcaaactcaaaatccatcagcgccagtagttccagaatagctgaaccggtcgaaacgagctattggactgctatgaacggagtccgatacgcaccagaagccaactctactccgtggcttctccggaaaaccggagttactattcacttaagtgaaaactaaaaatcgcatATCTTTTCCATTTTAGTTCATTTTCTtctaaaacttgacgagtgcttatgtaattaaattacacacataaacatcgtcaactgagagtttaactatactgcaaaaatctcagtccttacaatagTAGTTAAACATTATGCAtctatttttgtcattttctttaattatgtaCCGTCAAAATAGAGAcattatatatttgttattttaaatatgtcaatctctatatttttgcatgtatgtatgcatcCAAAAttggaataattttttttgtaacgTAAATATAGGATATTTGGATTATGATTTTCCTACATAGCAAAATATGGCGACCAAATTATAACTAAccattttttctatttgtagGGTAGAACTCACCAATGGATTATGATATTGTTTCACAAAAATCAGCaagcaaaaaaaattgcagaatCAAAGTAAGAGTTGTGAGAACTTGGGATTCAATCATTCCTCCATTTGAGAATCTAATCAGTACTTACTTCCTTTTGCTGAATGAGCAAGTTACTAAAACTTTGCTTTATGTACAgtactttctttttcaaattattattacaaattttaCTACCCtcatctattaatttttgtatgtaGGAAAATTCTATTCAAGCATTCGCTCGGAAGCAAGAAGCAAGTGATTTTAAAGATTTGCTTACAGAGGGCAATGTCTATTATCTCGCAAACTTTAATATCCttccaaacaaaaaaagttaTAGAGCTGCGAAtggaaaatatattatttaactaacgAGGTCAACAACTGTTAATGAAACAAAGGATCATGTAGATGCCATTCCTTTGCATAAATTTACTTTCACTGATTTTCTCGACATTTCAGATGACAATAAAAACAATGTTAATCTTATAGGTACGTCTGCTTTTAGCTAATTCCTTTATGATATATTGAACATTCAAAACTTTTCAATTCTAACTctttatacaaattttttttttctctactacaGAAGTTATTGGTCAAATTATATCTGTTGGTTCTCTTACACATCTCTATGCTGGACCGAAGTTAACTCCAAAAAGAATTGTAGAAATACAGAATTTGAGGTGAGTTACATTTACACTTTATATATTGCTattatctttcatttttttcatttgcaTTTCTTTGAGAATTTCTACACAACACTTATAGGAAGGACAAATTATCTGTTACATTATAGGACAAGTTTGCAACGGACTTTGATGAAGATGCAATcatgaataaagaaaaagatattccTGTTATTATCATATTTGTAGGAATGACAGTTAAAACTTTCAAAggttagatttatatttttttgttttctgtctttattttctattaaaaaatNNNNNNNNNNNNNNNNNNNNNNNNNNNNNNNNNNNNNNNNNNNNNNNNNNNNNNNNNNNNNNNNNNNNNNNNNNNNNNNNNNNNNNNNNNNNNNNNNNNNNNNNNNNNNNNNNNNNNNNNNNNNNNNNNNNNNNNNNNNNNNNNNNNNNNNNNNNNNNNNNNNNNNNNNNNNNNNNNNNNNNNNNNNNNNNNNNNNNNNNNNNNNNNNNNNNNNNNNNNNNNNNNNNNNNNNNNNNNNNNNNNNNNNNNNNNNNNNNNNNNNNNNNNNNNNNNNNNNNNNNNNNNNNNNNNNNNNNNNNNNNNNNNNNNNNNNNNNNNNNNNNNNNNNNNNNNNNNNNNNNNNNNNNNNNNNNNNNNNNNNNNNNNNNNNNNNNNNNNNNNNNNNNNNNNNNNNNNNNNNNNNNNNNNNNNNNNNNNNNNNNNNNNNNNNNNNNNNNNNNNNNNNNNNNNNNNNNNNNNNNNNNNNNNNNNNNNNNNNNNNNNNNNNNNNNNNNNNNNNNNNNNNNNNNNNNNNNNNNNNNNNNNNNNNNNNNNNNNNNNNNNNNNNNNNNNNNNNNNNNNNNNNNNNNNNNNNNNNNNNNNNNNNNNNNNNNNNNNNNNNNNNNNNNNNNNNNNNNNNNNNNNNNNNNNNNNNNNNNNNNNNNNNNNNNNNNNNNNNNNNNNNNNNNNNNNNNNNNNNNNNNNNNNNNNNNNNNNNNNNNNNNNNNNNNNNNNNNNNNNNNNNNNNNNNNNNNNNNNNNNNNNNNNNNNNNNNNNNNNNNNNNNNNNNNNNNNNNNNNNNNNNNNNNNNNNNNNNNNNNNNNNNNNNNNNNNNNNNNNNNNNNNNNNNNNNNNNNNNNNNNNNNNNNNNNNNNNNNNNNNNNNNNNNNNNNNNNNNNNNNNNNNNNNNNNNNNNNNNNNNNNNNNNNNNNNNNNNNNNNNNNNNNNNNNNNNNNNNNNNNNNNNNNNNNNNNNNNNNNNNNNNNNNNNNNNNNNNNNNNNNNNNNNNNNNNNNNNNNNNNNNNNNNNNNNNNNNNNNNNNNNNNNNNNNNNNNNNNNNNNNNNNNNNNNNNNNNNNNNNNNNNNNNNNNNNNNNNNNNNNNNNNNNNNNNNNNNNNNNNNNNNNNNNNNNNNNNNNNNNNNNNNNNNNNNNNNNNNNNNNNNNNNNNNNNNNNNNNNNNNNNNNNNNNNNNNNNNNNNNNNNNNNNNNNNNNNNNNNNNNNNNNNNNNNNNNNNNNNNNNNNNNNNNNNNNNNNNNNNNNNNNNNNNNNNNNNNNNNNNNNNNNNNNNNNNNNNNNNNNNNNNNNNNNNNNNNNNNNNNNNNNNNNNNNNNNNNNNNNNNNNNNNNNNNNNNNNNNNNNNNNNNNNNNNNNNNNNNNNNNNNNNNNNNNNNNNNNNNNNNNNNNNNNNNNNNNNNNNNNNNNNNNNNNNNNNNNNNNNNNNNNNNNNNNNNNNNNNNNNNNNNNNNNNNNNNNNNNNNNNNNNNNNNNNNNNNNNNNNNNNNNNNNNNNNNNNNNNNNNNNNNNNNNNNNNNNNNNNNNNNNNNNNNNNNNNNNNNNNNNNNNNNNNNNNNNNNNNNNNNNNNNNNNNNNNNNNNNNNNNNNNNNNNNNNNNNNNNNNNNNNNNNNNNNNNNNNNNNNNNNNNNNNNNNNNNNNNNNNNNNNNNNNNNNNNNNNNNNNNNNNNNNNNNNNNNNNNNNNNNNNNNNNNNNNNNNNNNNNNNNNNNNNNNNNNNNNNNNNNNNNNNNNNNNNNNNNNNNNNNNNNNNNNNNNNNNNNNNNNNNNNNNNNNNNNNNNNNNNNNNNNNNNNNNNNNNNNNNNNNNNNNNNNNNNNNNNNNNNNNNNNNNNNNNNNNNNNNNNNNNNNNNNNNNNNNNNNNNNNNNNNNNNNNNNNNNNNNNNNNNNNNNNNNNNNNNNNNNNNNNNNNNNNNNNNNNNNNNNNNNNNNNNNNNNNNNNNNNNNNNNNNNNNNNNNNNNNNNNNNNNNNNNNNNNNNNNNNNNNNNNNNNNNNNNNNNNNNNNNNNNNNNNNNNNNNNNNNNNNNNNNNNNNNNNNNNNNNNNNNNNNNNNNNNNNNNNNNNNNNNNNNNNNNNNNNNNNNNNNNNNNNNNNNNNNNNNNNNNNNNNNNNNNNNNNNNNNNNNNNNNNNNNNNNNNNNNNNNNNNNNNNNNNNNNNNNNNNNNNNNNNNNNNNNNNNNNNNNNNNNNNNNNNNNNNNNNNNNNNNNNNNNNNNNNNNNNNNNNNNNNNNNNNNNNNNNNNNNNNNNNNNNNNNNNNNNNNNNNNNNNNNNNNNNNNNNNNNNNNNNNNNNNNNNNNNNNNNNNNNNNNNNNNNNNNNNNNNNNNNNNNNNNNNNNNNNNNNNNNNNNNNNNNNNNNNNNNNNNNNNNNNNNNNNNNNNNNNNNNNNNNNNNNNNNNNNNNNNNNNNNNNNNNNNNNNNNNNNNNNNNNNNNNNNNNNNNNNNNNNNNNNNNNNNNNNNNNNNNNNNNNNNNNNNNNNNNNNNNNNNNNNNNNNNNNNNNNNNNNNNNNNNNNNNNNNNNNNNNNNNNNNNNNNNNNNNNNNNNNNNNNNNNNNNNNNNNNNNNNNNNNNNNNNNNNNNNNNNNNNNNNNNNNNNNNNNNNNNNNNNNNNNNNNNNNNNNNNNNNNNNNNNNNNNNNNNNNNNNNNNNNNNNNNNNNNNNNNNNNNNNNNNNNNNNNNNNNNNNNNNNNNNNNNNNNNNNNNNNNNNNNNNNNNNNNNNNNNNNNNNNNNNNNNNNNNNNNNNNNNNNNNNNNNNNNNNNNNNNNNNNNNNNNNNNNNNNNNNNNNNNNNNNNNNNNNNNNNNNNNNNNNNNNNNNNNNNNNNNNNNNNNNNNNNNNNNNNNNNNNNNNNNNNNNNNNNNNNNNNNNNNNNNNNNNNNNNNNNNNNNNNNNNNNNNNNNNNNNNNNNNNNNNNNNNNNNNNNNNNNNNNNNNNNNNNNNNNNNNNNNNNNNNNNNNNNNNNNNNNNNNNNNNNNNNNNNNNNNNNNNNNNNNNNNNNNNNNNNNNNNNNNNNNNNNNNNNNNNNNNNNNNNNNNNNNNNNNNNNNNNNNNNNNNNNNNNNNNNNNNNNNNNNNNNNNN containing:
- the LOC109705119 gene encoding spidroin-1-like, giving the protein MAATAAAGAGRGRRRSVARGWQEAARMAPGGGGARKKPQGPLGPSRPGLPQAGRGGDGGSLARRRPARRVAEGTGTAEGAGSGGGGALEMSHVGLGPSSVWQLPLAATARGGGGGRRGGSPKHGATPVKGREFIFF